From Zonotrichia leucophrys gambelii isolate GWCS_2022_RI unplaced genomic scaffold, RI_Zleu_2.0 Scaffold_946_18854, whole genome shotgun sequence, a single genomic window includes:
- the LOC135442059 gene encoding uncharacterized protein LOC135442059 yields PASLARPPLQAIPPTASQASPPLPAPASENAEEALPVAAELLSDDDASPASGSAEEKISPAPLPLPSASSPLQAETVPVQDGAGDGAEAAGPSEKPAATPTSSKIPSLVPASPPLPAQAAPAVLLFSEAVSSVSASETALEPAACSSSDHPGPVAVAAAPAAGLPFRGAEAARQLTGGAARLPAFKISILGGFGGDFSGIVPWRLPSLPPLAP; encoded by the coding sequence ACCCGCCTCACTGGCGCGGCCGCCACTCCAGGCGATCCCGCCCACGGCTTCACAGGCCTccccgcccctgccagcgcctgcgtctgagaatgcagaagaggcacttcctgtggctgctgagttgCTAAGCGACGACGACGCGTCTCCAGCTTCCGGCTCAGCGGAGGAGAAGATCTCTCCGGCCCCTCTGCCGCTTCCATCGGCCTCCTCGCCGCTTCAAGCCGAGACGGTCCCTgttcaggatggtgctggagacgGCGCCGAAGCTGCGGGACCCTCGGAAAAGCCCGCGGCCACTCCTACATCCAGCAAGATTCCCTCCCTGGTTCCGGCTTCCCCCCcgctgcctgcacaggctgccccagcagtccTGCTGTTTtcggaggctgtgtcctccgtGTCGGCGTCAGAGACTGCCCTGGAACCGGCGGCTTGTTCGAGCTCAGACCATCCCGGACCAGTTGCTGTagcagcggccccggcggctGGTCTTCCCTTCCGTGGAGCGGAGGCTGCCCGCCAGCTGACTGGGGGGGCAGCCCGTCTCCCTGCTTTTAAGATCAGCATTCTCGGCGGGTTCGGGGGTGATTTTTCGGGGATTGTCCCATGGaggctgccatctctgccgCCTCTTGCGCCCTAG